In Asanoa sp. WMMD1127, one genomic interval encodes:
- a CDS encoding PP2C family protein-serine/threonine phosphatase yields MLAERLRAVAPDALVEVVDHHVRSELGGLRADVLLADYRITGLWPVLRPDDPTAGLLAEQTIAARCFASQDALVEDVPETPGVRLYVPLSVWGERLGILVADFPERPDDLTVRHCHVVADDLAVALRAADRDTDRYRLARRRQRLSMAAEMQWDLLPGRCVTDHGYVLAGQLEPAYRTSGDNFDWAINRGRLTVTIVNGNGTGLAASALTCLAVNAMRNARRSGGTLVEQAELASDTLFAAHHGARPVEALLLEYDGGTGHVKAIDTGSPKAWRVRGGAIAPVVLEQQLPLGMFEETRYGTQSFELDVGDRLFMVSDGVHDASPGGRPSYGERHLAAAIRAARLSPPAQAINSVMRALNDYHGDVELEDDAVIVCLDRTHPVNGTEGTVDQFTSRRMAEAASG; encoded by the coding sequence ATGCTGGCCGAGCGACTGCGGGCCGTCGCGCCCGACGCACTGGTCGAGGTTGTCGACCACCACGTCCGCTCGGAGCTGGGCGGCTTACGCGCGGACGTGCTGCTGGCCGACTACCGGATCACGGGACTGTGGCCGGTGCTGCGGCCCGACGACCCGACGGCGGGGTTGCTCGCCGAGCAGACCATCGCCGCACGCTGCTTCGCCAGCCAGGACGCGCTGGTGGAGGACGTGCCGGAGACGCCGGGCGTACGCCTGTACGTGCCGCTGTCGGTCTGGGGTGAGCGGCTGGGGATCCTCGTCGCAGACTTCCCCGAGCGGCCCGACGACCTGACCGTCCGGCACTGCCACGTGGTCGCCGACGACCTCGCCGTCGCGCTGCGGGCCGCCGACCGTGACACGGACCGCTACCGCCTGGCCCGACGCCGCCAGCGGCTGTCGATGGCGGCCGAGATGCAGTGGGACCTGTTGCCGGGCCGGTGCGTGACCGACCACGGCTACGTGCTGGCCGGCCAGCTCGAGCCGGCCTACCGGACCTCCGGCGACAACTTCGACTGGGCGATCAACCGCGGCCGGCTGACCGTCACGATCGTCAACGGCAACGGGACCGGCCTGGCCGCCTCGGCGTTGACCTGCCTCGCGGTCAACGCGATGCGCAACGCCCGCCGCTCGGGCGGGACGCTGGTCGAGCAGGCCGAGCTGGCCTCCGACACGCTGTTCGCGGCCCATCACGGCGCGCGACCGGTGGAGGCGTTGCTGCTGGAGTACGACGGCGGCACCGGGCACGTCAAGGCGATCGACACCGGTTCGCCGAAGGCCTGGCGGGTCCGCGGCGGCGCCATCGCCCCGGTCGTGCTCGAGCAGCAGCTGCCGCTGGGCATGTTCGAGGAGACGCGGTACGGCACGCAGAGCTTCGAGCTCGACGTCGGCGACCGGCTGTTCATGGTCAGCGACGGGGTGCACGACGCGTCGCCGGGCGGCCGTCCCTCCTACGGCGAGCGGCACCTGGCCGCCGCGATCCGGGCGGCCCGACTGTCCCCGCCGGCCCAGGCGATCAACTCGGTGATGCGGGCGCTGAACGACTACCACGGGGACGTGGAGCTCGAGGACGACGCCGTCATCGTCTGCCTCGACCGCACGCATCCCGTCAACGGGACCGAAGGCACAGTGGATCAGTTCACGTCAAGGCGCATGGCGGAGGCGGCGTCCGGGTAA
- a CDS encoding DHA2 family efflux MFS transporter permease subunit, with protein sequence MTTQTATAQRYDADREFEHKHRWTILVIVSIAQLMVVLDATIVNIALPAAQDALRFPDSDRQWVVTAYALAFGSLLLLGGRLGDFFGRKRMFIIGLIGFAAASAAGGAATDFTVLVIARAAQGAFGALLAPAALSTIANSFQSPAERGRAFGVYGAVAGGGGAVGLLLGGVLTEYVSWRWCFFVNLIFAGIAWVGGQYYLRNQRPATKPKIDWIGTFCAVVGLFLVVYGFARAASDGWGDPVTIGSLIAAVVLLVSFVQVERRSRAPLLPLRIVLDRSRGGAYLSVGLAAIAIFGVFLFLTFYLQLTKGYSPVLTGVAFLPMIAFVLIGSTLANVKLQPILGSRILITTGMALAAGGMVYLYFIDSTSNYWAHILPALPLLGFGFGLIFAPAINTATERVDRDDAGVASALVNTMQQVGGSIGTALLSTIATSVTASYAATHFGPAAAAEAPVAGYKIAFLVSAGIFAAGAVLIFFLIQAHAPLPSGAPPTDGPPPSDGGSPAAEGGGTEAEARPSPESAGARTNRGIDPAPGTT encoded by the coding sequence ATGACCACACAAACCGCAACGGCGCAGCGGTACGACGCCGACCGCGAGTTCGAGCACAAGCATCGCTGGACCATCCTGGTGATCGTTTCGATCGCCCAGCTCATGGTCGTTCTCGACGCCACGATCGTCAACATCGCCCTCCCCGCCGCCCAGGACGCGCTCCGGTTCCCGGACAGCGACCGGCAGTGGGTGGTGACCGCGTACGCCCTCGCCTTCGGGTCCCTCCTGCTGCTCGGCGGCCGGCTCGGCGACTTCTTCGGGCGAAAACGGATGTTCATCATCGGCCTGATCGGCTTCGCGGCGGCGTCCGCGGCCGGTGGGGCCGCCACCGACTTCACCGTGCTGGTGATCGCGCGGGCCGCACAGGGCGCGTTCGGCGCGCTGCTGGCCCCGGCGGCGCTGTCCACGATCGCGAACTCGTTCCAGTCACCCGCCGAACGGGGCCGGGCATTCGGTGTGTACGGCGCGGTCGCCGGCGGCGGTGGCGCGGTCGGGCTGCTGCTCGGCGGGGTGCTGACCGAGTACGTGTCCTGGCGCTGGTGCTTCTTCGTCAACCTGATCTTCGCGGGCATCGCCTGGGTCGGCGGCCAGTACTACCTGCGCAACCAGCGCCCGGCCACCAAACCGAAGATCGACTGGATCGGCACCTTCTGCGCGGTGGTCGGTCTCTTCCTGGTGGTGTACGGCTTCGCCCGCGCGGCCTCCGACGGCTGGGGCGATCCGGTCACGATCGGCAGCCTGATCGCCGCGGTGGTGCTGCTGGTCTCGTTCGTGCAGGTCGAACGCCGGTCGCGGGCGCCGCTGCTGCCACTGCGCATCGTGCTCGATCGCAGCCGCGGTGGCGCGTACCTCTCCGTCGGTCTCGCCGCGATCGCGATCTTCGGGGTGTTCCTGTTCCTGACGTTCTACCTGCAGCTCACCAAGGGCTACAGCCCGGTGCTGACCGGCGTCGCGTTCCTGCCGATGATCGCCTTCGTGCTGATCGGCTCGACGCTGGCCAACGTGAAGCTGCAGCCGATCCTCGGGTCCCGCATCCTGATCACGACCGGCATGGCCCTGGCCGCGGGCGGCATGGTCTACCTCTATTTCATCGACTCGACGTCGAACTACTGGGCGCACATCCTGCCGGCCCTGCCACTGCTGGGCTTCGGCTTCGGCCTGATCTTCGCGCCGGCGATCAACACGGCGACGGAACGCGTGGACCGCGACGACGCCGGCGTGGCGTCGGCCCTGGTCAACACCATGCAGCAGGTCGGCGGCTCGATCGGCACGGCGCTGCTGAGCACGATCGCCACGAGCGTGACGGCCAGCTACGCGGCGACCCACTTCGGCCCGGCCGCCGCAGCCGAGGCACCGGTGGCCGGCTACAAGATCGCCTTCCTGGTCTCCGCGGGCATCTTCGCCGCGGGCGCGGTCCTGATCTTCTTCCTGATCCAGGCCCACGCGCCGCTCCCGTCCGGCGCCCCACCCACCGACGGCCCGCCGC
- a CDS encoding aminoglycoside phosphotransferase family protein, translated as MIIDVALVRRLLAEQFPQWADLPVAPVAVGGNDNRTFHIGDGMTARLPSAEGYVASVEKEQRWLPVLAPHLPVPIPAPLGHGRPGAGYPWPWSVNRWVDGDTARRDTVTDLTAFAVDLAGFATALQGVDTGGEPAAGRHSFWRGAALDHYDDETRKSIAALDGRIDGAAATAEWDAALAAEWRGRPVWFHGDFAPGNLLVRAGRLAGVIDFGTSGVGDPACDTVIAWTFLDAPARVAFKEALGVDDATWQRGRGWALWKALITLAQDATATAAAREIALITRR; from the coding sequence GTGATCATCGACGTCGCGCTGGTCCGGCGACTGCTCGCCGAGCAGTTCCCGCAATGGGCCGACCTGCCGGTGGCGCCGGTGGCGGTCGGCGGCAACGACAACCGGACGTTCCACATCGGCGACGGGATGACCGCGCGGCTGCCGAGCGCGGAGGGCTACGTGGCCAGCGTCGAGAAGGAACAACGCTGGCTGCCCGTGCTCGCGCCGCACCTTCCCGTGCCGATCCCGGCGCCGCTCGGGCACGGCCGGCCCGGGGCGGGATATCCGTGGCCGTGGTCGGTCAACCGCTGGGTCGACGGCGACACCGCCCGCCGCGACACCGTCACCGACCTGACCGCCTTCGCGGTCGACCTGGCCGGCTTCGCCACCGCGTTGCAGGGCGTCGACACCGGCGGCGAGCCGGCCGCGGGGCGGCACAGCTTCTGGCGGGGCGCGGCCCTCGACCACTACGACGACGAGACCCGGAAATCGATCGCGGCGCTCGACGGCCGGATCGACGGCGCCGCCGCCACCGCCGAGTGGGACGCCGCGCTGGCCGCCGAGTGGCGTGGGCGCCCCGTGTGGTTCCACGGCGACTTCGCGCCCGGCAACCTGCTGGTCCGCGCCGGCCGCCTGGCGGGCGTCATCGACTTCGGCACCTCCGGCGTCGGCGACCCGGCCTGCGACACCGTGATCGCCTGGACCTTCCTCGACGCGCCCGCCCGCGTCGCCTTCAAGGAGGCGCTCGGCGTCGACGACGCCACCTGGCAGCGCGGCCGCGGCTGGGCCCTGTGGAAAGCGCTGATCACCCTGGCCCAGGACGCCACCGCCACCGCCGCGGCGCGCGAGATCGCGCTGATAACGCGGCGCTAG
- a CDS encoding Tex family protein yields MTDQIQAPAPSVPARIAGELGVRETQVSAAVDLLDGGATVPFVARYRKEATGGLDDTQLRTLEERLRYLRELDERRAAILESIRSQGKLDAELEAQIHAADSKARLEDIYLPFKPKRRTKAQIAREAGLEPLADLLFGDPSQDPAAAAAGFVDAEKGVADAAAALDGARAILVERFAEDADLIGGLREQVWERGRMRAKVKEGKEEAGAKFSDYFDFAESLTSLPSHRILALFRGEKEEVLDLILEPDAEEADAVAAGTLATGPVLYEQRIAGHFGLSDQGRPGDRWLLDTVRWAWRTRIVVHLDMSLRMRLFQAAEDEAVRVFAANLRDLLLAAPAGTRATMGLDPGFRTGVKVAVVDATGKVVATDTIYPHVPANKWDAALATLGRLAAEHKVELVAIGNGTASRETDKLAGELIAARPELGLTKVMVSEAGASVYSASAYAAAELPGMDVSLRGAVSIARRLQDPLAELVKIDPKSIGVGQYQHDLSEVKLSRSLDAVVEDCVNGVGVDVNLASAPLLSRVSGIGESLAANIVAHREVNGPFRNRSALKEVARLGPKAFEQCAGFLRIAGGDDPLDGSSVHPEAYPVVRRILSSVGAELPALIGNGPLLRGLRPGDFADAVFGVPTVTDILRELEKPGRDPRPAFKTARFADGVEKIGDLTSGMVLEGVVTNVAAFGAFVDVGVHQDGLVHVSAMSKTFVKDPREVVKPGDVVKVRVLDVDVPRKRISLTLRLDEGPGTGAPRGGGRGEGGGRQPGQQRQGGRPEGRGGGGGGQRGSGGGGGQRGGGGQGGRDGGQRGGGGQGGGGGQGGGGRQGGGSQGGQRGGGRQGGGRPSTPAPVNSAMADALRKAGLL; encoded by the coding sequence GTGACCGACCAGATCCAGGCGCCAGCGCCGTCCGTCCCAGCCCGCATCGCCGGCGAGTTGGGGGTACGCGAAACGCAGGTCAGCGCGGCCGTCGACCTGCTCGACGGTGGGGCGACGGTGCCGTTCGTCGCCCGGTACCGCAAGGAGGCCACCGGCGGTCTCGACGACACGCAGCTGCGTACGCTCGAGGAGCGGCTGCGCTACCTGCGCGAGCTCGACGAGCGGCGGGCCGCGATCCTGGAGTCGATCCGGTCGCAGGGCAAGCTCGACGCCGAGCTCGAGGCGCAGATCCACGCCGCCGACTCGAAGGCCCGGCTGGAGGACATCTACCTGCCGTTCAAGCCGAAGCGGCGGACCAAGGCGCAGATCGCCCGCGAGGCCGGCCTGGAGCCGCTGGCCGACCTGCTGTTCGGTGACCCGTCGCAGGACCCCGCGGCCGCTGCCGCCGGCTTCGTCGACGCCGAGAAGGGGGTGGCCGACGCGGCCGCCGCGCTCGACGGCGCCCGGGCGATCCTGGTCGAGCGGTTCGCCGAGGACGCCGACCTGATCGGCGGGCTGCGCGAGCAGGTCTGGGAACGCGGCCGGATGCGGGCCAAGGTCAAGGAGGGCAAGGAAGAGGCGGGCGCCAAGTTCAGCGACTACTTCGACTTCGCGGAGTCGCTGACCTCGCTGCCGTCACACCGGATCCTCGCGCTGTTCCGCGGCGAGAAGGAGGAGGTGCTCGACCTCATCCTGGAGCCCGACGCCGAGGAGGCGGACGCGGTCGCGGCCGGGACGCTGGCCACCGGACCGGTGTTGTACGAGCAGCGGATCGCGGGGCACTTCGGGCTTTCTGACCAGGGGCGCCCCGGTGACCGCTGGCTGCTCGACACGGTGCGGTGGGCCTGGCGCACGCGGATCGTCGTGCACCTCGACATGTCGCTGCGGATGCGGCTGTTCCAGGCGGCCGAGGACGAGGCGGTGCGGGTGTTCGCGGCCAACCTGCGTGACCTGCTGCTCGCCGCCCCCGCCGGCACGCGCGCGACGATGGGCCTCGACCCCGGCTTCCGTACCGGCGTGAAGGTGGCCGTGGTCGACGCGACCGGCAAGGTGGTGGCGACCGACACGATCTATCCGCACGTGCCGGCCAACAAGTGGGACGCGGCGCTGGCCACCCTGGGCCGGCTGGCGGCAGAGCACAAGGTCGAGCTGGTCGCGATCGGCAACGGCACGGCGTCGCGGGAGACCGACAAGCTGGCCGGCGAGCTGATCGCGGCGCGGCCCGAGCTGGGCCTGACCAAGGTGATGGTGTCGGAGGCGGGTGCGTCGGTCTACTCGGCGTCCGCGTACGCCGCCGCGGAGCTGCCCGGCATGGACGTCTCGCTGCGCGGGGCCGTGTCGATCGCCCGCCGGCTGCAGGACCCGCTGGCCGAGCTGGTGAAGATCGACCCGAAGTCGATCGGGGTCGGGCAGTATCAGCACGACCTCTCCGAGGTGAAGCTGTCCCGCTCGCTCGACGCGGTGGTCGAGGACTGCGTCAACGGCGTCGGCGTCGACGTCAACCTGGCCTCCGCGCCACTGCTGTCGCGGGTCTCCGGCATCGGCGAGTCCCTGGCCGCCAACATCGTGGCGCACCGGGAGGTCAACGGGCCGTTCCGCAACCGGTCCGCCCTCAAGGAGGTGGCGCGGCTCGGGCCCAAGGCGTTCGAGCAGTGTGCCGGCTTCCTGCGGATCGCGGGTGGCGACGACCCGCTGGACGGGTCGTCGGTGCACCCGGAGGCGTACCCGGTGGTCCGGCGGATCCTCTCGTCGGTCGGCGCGGAGCTCCCGGCGCTGATCGGCAACGGGCCGCTGCTGCGCGGCCTGCGCCCCGGCGACTTCGCCGACGCGGTGTTCGGCGTGCCGACGGTCACCGACATCCTGCGCGAGCTCGAGAAGCCCGGGCGCGACCCGCGGCCGGCGTTCAAGACCGCCCGCTTCGCGGACGGCGTCGAGAAGATCGGCGACCTGACGTCGGGCATGGTGCTGGAGGGCGTCGTCACGAACGTGGCGGCGTTCGGGGCGTTCGTCGACGTCGGGGTGCACCAGGACGGGCTCGTGCACGTGTCGGCGATGTCGAAGACGTTCGTCAAGGACCCGCGTGAAGTGGTCAAGCCCGGGGACGTGGTGAAGGTACGCGTGCTCGACGTCGACGTACCGCGCAAGCGCATCTCGTTGACGCTGCGGTTGGACGAGGGGCCGGGGACCGGCGCGCCGCGCGGTGGCGGTCGTGGTGAGGGCGGCGGGCGGCAGCCTGGTCAGCAGCGCCAGGGCGGCCGCCCGGAGGGCCGCGGCGGTGGCGGCGGTGGCCAGCGGGGTTCCGGCGGTGGCGGTGGTCAGCGCGGTGGTGGCGGTCAGGGCGGCCGCGACGGTGGCCAGCGTGGTGGCGGCGGCCAGGGCGGCGGTGGCGGCCAGGGCGGCGGTGGTCGGCAAGGTGGCGGCAGCCAGGGCGGCCAGCGCGGCGGCGGACGCCAGGGTGGCGGCCGCCCGTCGACGCCGGCCCCGGTCAACAGCGCCATGGCGGACGCGCTCCGCAAGGCGGGCCTGCTCTAG
- a CDS encoding FAD-dependent monooxygenase: MLDVLIAGAGIGGLALAGGLVRDGLAVRVLEAAPGLREGGAAVTIYSNGAAALAALGAPLPDGIGGRIDRLEARDERDRPIFRFDLTVLHRRTGFPVLTVPRNRLLRHLADGLPDGTIRYGHPVASAGAGKARAKAAPSDQRTNAEGLPNTNAEGGSNANAEGGPERAALVGVDGTVHRADVVVGADGARSAVRGGPPAREVGWTTWQGLTPVLPEIAAGTTARLYVGPAGLVGLMPAGNGLLQWWFDSTEAEPDLRARFAAYPAPVRTLLASYADTDLGCFPHVVHEVPDAWGAGRTTLLGDAAHAFPPSQAQGANQALEDAWLLRAAIQAGGTAAHLRAYERTRARRVRRVSRMAARETTNKPVNPLTRRLASVIPPALGGQANLRLIRGFSSVLSGDRL, encoded by the coding sequence ATGCTGGACGTTCTGATCGCCGGCGCGGGGATCGGCGGGCTGGCGCTGGCCGGCGGCCTGGTGCGCGACGGGCTTGCCGTGCGGGTGCTGGAAGCCGCGCCGGGCCTCCGTGAAGGCGGCGCGGCCGTGACGATCTACAGCAACGGCGCGGCGGCGCTGGCCGCGCTCGGCGCGCCGCTGCCGGACGGGATCGGCGGCCGGATCGACCGCTTGGAGGCGCGCGACGAGCGGGACCGGCCGATCTTCCGCTTCGACCTCACGGTGCTCCACCGCCGCACCGGCTTCCCGGTCCTCACCGTGCCGCGCAACCGGCTGCTGCGCCACCTGGCCGACGGACTTCCCGACGGCACCATCCGGTACGGGCATCCTGTCGCGAGCGCCGGCGCCGGCAAGGCGCGCGCGAAGGCCGCGCCCTCCGATCAGCGCACGAATGCCGAAGGCCTGCCGAACACGAACGCCGAGGGCGGGTCGAATGCGAACGCGGAGGGCGGGCCAGAGAGGGCCGCGTTGGTCGGTGTGGACGGGACGGTGCACCGGGCTGACGTGGTGGTCGGCGCCGACGGGGCCCGGTCCGCGGTCCGGGGCGGGCCGCCGGCCCGGGAGGTCGGCTGGACCACCTGGCAGGGCCTCACCCCCGTGCTGCCGGAGATCGCGGCCGGCACGACGGCGCGCCTCTACGTCGGCCCCGCCGGGCTCGTCGGTCTCATGCCGGCCGGCAACGGGCTGCTCCAATGGTGGTTCGACAGCACGGAAGCCGAACCCGACCTGCGCGCCCGGTTCGCGGCCTACCCCGCCCCGGTGCGCACCCTGCTCGCGTCCTATGCGGACACTGACCTCGGCTGCTTCCCGCACGTCGTCCACGAGGTGCCCGATGCCTGGGGCGCCGGCCGCACCACGTTGCTCGGCGACGCCGCGCACGCCTTCCCGCCCTCCCAGGCCCAGGGCGCCAACCAGGCCCTCGAAGACGCCTGGCTGCTGCGGGCGGCGATCCAGGCCGGCGGCACGGCCGCACACCTGCGGGCCTACGAGCGCACCAGGGCCCGGCGCGTGCGCCGCGTCTCCCGGATGGCCGCCCGCGAGACCACCAACAAGCCCGTCAACCCGCTCACCCGCCGGCTCGCCTCGGTGATCCCGCCGGCGCTGGGCGGGCAGGCCAACCTCCGCCTGATCCGCGGCTTCTCCAGCGTGCTCTCGGGCGACCGGCTTTAA
- a CDS encoding MarR family transcriptional regulator: MDRGTNLASSIEAASEALVSVLEAARTRQESPVSPTQVRVLSIINVRPDTNVNRLAELLDVVPSSASRLCDRLEAVGLLRRAADERDRREVRLVLTAAGAAVLRELRERRAQAVQAVLDRMPHRSQHDLLVALLAFGHAAAQVQAESTQPRTA, encoded by the coding sequence ATGGACCGCGGGACTAACCTGGCCAGCTCCATCGAGGCGGCCTCGGAGGCGCTGGTGAGCGTCCTCGAGGCGGCCCGCACGCGCCAGGAGTCACCCGTCTCGCCGACCCAGGTCCGGGTCCTTTCCATTATCAACGTGCGCCCCGACACCAACGTCAACCGACTCGCGGAACTGCTCGACGTGGTGCCGTCGTCGGCGAGCCGGCTGTGCGACCGGCTGGAGGCGGTCGGTCTGCTGCGGCGGGCCGCCGACGAGCGCGACCGGCGCGAGGTGCGGCTGGTGCTCACGGCGGCGGGCGCCGCCGTGCTGCGGGAACTGCGCGAACGCCGGGCCCAGGCGGTGCAGGCGGTGCTCGACCGGATGCCGCACCGCTCGCAGCACGACCTGCTGGTGGCCCTGCTGGCCTTCGGGCACGCTGCCGCGCAGGTCCAGGCCGAGTCGACGCAGCCCCGCACCGCCTAG
- a CDS encoding serine/threonine-protein kinase, protein MSTLAPGLRLHDRFLLVARIGVGGMAEVWRADDTVLGRPVAVKVLDPSVGSDTTIRLATHREARAAAGLTHPHITRVYDYGEAALPAGGLAPYLVMELVEGADLAERLAAGPLAWPEAALIASQVAAGLSAAHAAGIVHCDIKPGNVMLTAGGVKILDFGIAGLAGSPESGVRYGTVGYLAPERLAGAEPTPAADVYSVGVLLAEALLGRRPESSRGVAQFPVLPGVPTTLTRAGAACLAADPTARPSAAALAEALADLAASSWRQPTSGAGAAGMPVSGGGAFAGSPTSGAGAAAQLPANGSRPATSGRAVVPAPTSLIRGRAAELEPVREAGPTRNPMRAVAVGGIAAAVVVVAVVLAIVANPGGDGTPGGQVAQAGASPQQPAGGPVAAPSTKAPEPTPTDDAGAMAAFEAALAEAVDEGKIDEKAAERISDRLDDLRDAIARGGDVGREARDLRSELLRDRNKEHVDELVRRQLVRLLIPFTSADDDNDR, encoded by the coding sequence ATGTCGACGCTCGCGCCCGGCCTTCGCCTGCACGACCGGTTCCTGCTGGTCGCGCGGATCGGCGTGGGCGGCATGGCCGAGGTGTGGCGGGCCGACGACACCGTGCTCGGCCGCCCCGTCGCCGTCAAGGTGCTCGACCCGTCGGTCGGCAGCGACACCACGATCCGCCTCGCCACCCACCGCGAGGCGCGCGCCGCCGCGGGCCTGACCCACCCCCACATCACCCGGGTGTACGACTACGGCGAGGCCGCCCTTCCCGCCGGCGGCCTGGCGCCCTATCTGGTGATGGAACTGGTCGAGGGCGCCGACCTCGCCGAGCGGCTGGCCGCCGGCCCGCTGGCGTGGCCCGAGGCCGCGCTGATCGCAAGCCAGGTGGCCGCGGGCCTGTCCGCCGCCCACGCCGCCGGGATCGTCCACTGCGACATCAAGCCCGGCAACGTCATGCTCACCGCCGGCGGCGTCAAGATCCTGGACTTCGGCATCGCCGGCCTGGCCGGCAGCCCGGAGAGCGGCGTCCGCTACGGCACGGTCGGCTACCTGGCGCCCGAGCGGCTGGCCGGTGCCGAGCCGACGCCCGCGGCCGACGTCTACAGCGTCGGGGTGCTGCTCGCCGAGGCCCTGCTCGGCCGGCGCCCCGAATCGTCGCGCGGCGTGGCCCAGTTCCCGGTCCTGCCCGGGGTGCCGACGACCCTCACCCGCGCCGGCGCCGCGTGCCTGGCCGCCGACCCGACCGCCCGCCCGTCGGCCGCGGCCCTGGCCGAAGCGCTCGCCGACCTGGCCGCCAGCTCCTGGCGCCAGCCCACCAGCGGCGCGGGGGCGGCCGGCATGCCGGTCAGCGGCGGTGGCGCCTTCGCGGGCTCGCCGACCAGCGGTGCCGGGGCGGCGGCGCAGCTGCCCGCGAACGGGTCGCGACCAGCGACGTCGGGCCGCGCCGTGGTGCCGGCGCCGACGAGCCTGATCCGCGGGCGCGCGGCCGAGCTCGAACCCGTCCGCGAGGCGGGCCCGACGCGCAACCCGATGCGGGCGGTCGCCGTCGGCGGGATCGCCGCGGCCGTCGTCGTGGTCGCCGTCGTGCTGGCCATCGTGGCCAACCCGGGCGGCGACGGCACACCCGGCGGCCAGGTCGCCCAGGCCGGCGCCAGCCCGCAACAGCCCGCGGGCGGCCCGGTGGCCGCCCCGAGCACAAAGGCCCCGGAGCCGACCCCGACCGACGACGCCGGCGCCATGGCCGCCTTCGAGGCCGCCCTGGCCGAGGCGGTCGACGAGGGAAAGATCGACGAGAAGGCCGCCGAGCGCATCTCGGACCGCCTAGACGACCTCCGCGACGCCATCGCCCGCGGTGGCGACGTCGGCCGGGAGGCCCGCGACCTGCGCAGCGAGCTACTGCGCGACCGCAACAAGGAACACGTCGACGAACTGGTCCGCCGCCAGCTCGTCCGCCTCCTGATCCCCTTCACCAGCGCCGACGACGACAACGACCGCTGA
- a CDS encoding DUF4235 domain-containing protein, which produces MGKLAYKPVGILLGVAAGSIAGAVFKQVWKRVAGDDDAPNATDEDRGWGEILAAAALQGAIFALVKAAVDRGGAVSVKRVTGRWPA; this is translated from the coding sequence ATGGGCAAGTTGGCATACAAGCCGGTGGGCATCCTGCTCGGCGTCGCGGCCGGTTCGATCGCCGGCGCGGTGTTCAAGCAGGTCTGGAAAAGGGTGGCGGGCGACGACGACGCCCCCAACGCCACCGACGAGGACCGCGGCTGGGGCGAGATCCTCGCCGCGGCGGCCCTCCAGGGCGCGATCTTCGCCCTGGTCAAGGCGGCCGTCGACCGCGGTGGCGCGGTGAGCGTCAAGCGCGTCACCGGGCGCTGGCCGGCGTAA